In the genome of Triticum urartu cultivar G1812 chromosome 5, Tu2.1, whole genome shotgun sequence, one region contains:
- the LOC125506551 gene encoding uncharacterized protein LOC125506551: MMLYQIHSHAQIQDLQARSDELGHSNKSMLVSLVSLESVRIACESYALLRPLIMESWWVCPQLEILSDVAGLSLEIQKLEHDVLPQLMVQEAKLERDALEAFLLMKNSAVALLHMRKSFKEALGVLLREDYLVTAKVKKLSKMLKDIAVHVLKGKCNIVWLQERVPLLVQLVTDVLETPVHFCDSDESSDESSDEYSDE; encoded by the coding sequence ATGATGCTCTACCAAATCCACTCCCATGCCCAAATCCAAGACCTGCAGGCCCGCTCCGATGAGCTGGGCCACTCCAATAAGTCCATGCTTGTGAGTCTTGTCTCTCTGGAGTCGGTGCGCATAGCGTGCGAGTCGTATGCACTCCTCCGCCCGCTGATCATGGAGTCGTGGTGGGTATGCCCGCAGCTGGAAATCCTCTCGGACGTGGCAGGCTTGTCGCTGGAAATCCAAAAGCTCGAGCATGATGTGTTACCCCAGCTCATGGTTCAGGAGGCCAAGCTGGAACGGGACGCCCTGGAAGCCTTCCTACTCATGAAGAACTCAGCTGTTGCGCTCTTACATATGAGGAAGAGCTTTAAGGAAGCCTTGGGCGTATTGCTTCGCGAGGATTATCTGGTCACAGCCAAAGTCAAAAAGCTGAGCAAAATGCTAAAGGATATTGCTGTTCATGTACTCAAAGGTAAATGCAACATTGTCTGGCTTCAGGAGCGTGTCCCGTTGCTGGTCCAGCTGGTCACCGATGTGTTGGAGACCCCGGTTCATTTCTGTGATTCTGATGAGTCTTCTGATGAGTCTTCTGATGAGTATTCTGATGAGTAG